In the genome of Leeuwenhoekiella sp. MAR_2009_132, one region contains:
- a CDS encoding peptidylprolyl isomerase: protein MAVLNKIRQRSVFLIAIIALALFAFVLADVLKNGGFSTQKSQRILGSVNDEDIEQQEFAGLVESQTARYGAGITTTQAVNAAWEQEVRRILLDEQYEDLGITVEQDRINNLLKEALQNDPNFQNDGVFSEQKLREYVATLKSTNPTMYAQWVDYEKQLANNEQQQIYFSLIKAGLNTSFKEGQMAYELENNLRDLEYVQVPYTSIADDQVTVSKEDIAAYLEDHKSEFKSEATRNLRYVMFSEAPSLSDEEALKASVASLLNKRVEYTAATKTNDTVNGLAATTNPEEFVNEYSDLRYSDAYLFKNELPGSVGDTLFGLNEGSVYGPYKDNGYYKISKVVGVSQIPDSVKASHILLTYEGLANAASQTRSKAEAKNLADSLASVIKATPSKLAELAPEFSADGSKEKGGDLGYATKGRYVKPFNDFIFNGNTGEVGVVESQYGYHVIKIDDQKNKQRAIKLATVAKEIEPSQETINEVFNATTKFQMAVSDDKNSFEDAAKADNYTVRPVNSIKALDETLPGQGSQREIIRWAFNEETKTGDVQRFNVEGGYLVVQLTAKTEKGLMPVDQASPRVTPIIRNEKKAELIKKKITGKDLNAIASANNVSVQTSNGVNLKNPTLAGAGTEPKVMGIAFGLDKGSVSNPIAGDKGVYVVKVVNVTPARKLDNYASFAIQKDNADRANVNFTVLQALKDAAKIEDKRADFY from the coding sequence ATGGCAGTTTTAAACAAGATTAGACAACGCTCGGTATTCTTAATTGCAATTATAGCTCTGGCTTTATTTGCATTTGTACTGGCAGATGTGCTAAAAAACGGTGGTTTTTCTACTCAAAAATCACAACGTATTCTAGGTTCTGTAAATGATGAGGATATAGAACAGCAGGAATTTGCTGGGCTGGTTGAAAGCCAGACTGCGCGTTACGGGGCGGGCATTACTACAACACAGGCAGTAAATGCTGCTTGGGAGCAAGAAGTGCGTCGTATTTTACTTGATGAGCAGTATGAAGATTTAGGTATTACTGTAGAGCAAGATCGTATAAATAATTTGTTGAAAGAGGCATTGCAAAACGATCCTAACTTTCAAAATGACGGTGTTTTTAGTGAGCAAAAGTTACGTGAATATGTAGCGACTTTAAAATCTACAAATCCTACAATGTATGCACAGTGGGTAGATTATGAAAAGCAATTAGCAAATAACGAACAACAACAAATATATTTTAGCCTTATTAAAGCTGGTTTAAATACAAGCTTTAAAGAAGGTCAAATGGCTTACGAGTTAGAAAATAATCTTAGAGATTTAGAATATGTTCAGGTTCCTTATACTTCTATTGCAGACGATCAGGTAACAGTTTCTAAAGAAGATATTGCTGCTTATCTTGAAGATCACAAATCTGAATTTAAATCTGAAGCTACCAGAAATCTTCGTTATGTAATGTTTTCTGAAGCGCCTTCGCTATCTGATGAGGAAGCTTTAAAAGCAAGCGTTGCTTCGCTTTTAAATAAGCGTGTAGAATATACGGCTGCCACAAAAACAAATGATACCGTTAATGGCCTGGCAGCAACTACAAATCCTGAAGAATTTGTAAATGAATACTCAGATTTACGATATTCAGATGCTTATTTATTTAAAAACGAATTGCCTGGTTCTGTAGGAGATACTCTTTTTGGTCTAAATGAAGGTTCTGTTTATGGTCCTTACAAAGACAATGGGTATTACAAAATTTCAAAAGTAGTGGGTGTAAGTCAAATACCTGATTCTGTAAAAGCGTCTCACATACTTCTTACCTATGAAGGCCTTGCAAATGCTGCAAGCCAAACACGATCTAAGGCAGAAGCTAAGAATTTAGCAGATAGTCTTGCTTCAGTAATAAAAGCAACGCCATCTAAGCTTGCAGAATTAGCTCCTGAATTTTCTGCAGACGGCAGTAAAGAAAAAGGTGGTGATTTAGGTTACGCTACTAAAGGAAGATATGTTAAGCCTTTTAATGACTTTATATTTAATGGCAATACAGGAGAAGTAGGAGTTGTAGAATCTCAATATGGTTATCACGTTATCAAGATAGATGATCAGAAAAATAAGCAACGCGCTATTAAATTAGCAACAGTTGCAAAAGAAATAGAGCCATCTCAAGAGACAATCAATGAAGTTTTTAATGCTACTACAAAATTTCAAATGGCTGTTTCAGACGATAAAAATTCATTTGAAGATGCAGCTAAAGCTGACAACTATACGGTAAGACCTGTAAATAGCATTAAAGCGTTAGATGAGACATTACCAGGACAGGGTAGTCAACGCGAGATTATTCGTTGGGCGTTTAATGAAGAAACTAAAACAGGAGACGTGCAGCGTTTTAATGTAGAAGGAGGTTACCTGGTAGTACAGCTTACAGCTAAAACAGAAAAAGGATTAATGCCGGTAGATCAAGCTTCTCCGCGAGTAACTCCAATAATTCGTAATGAGAAGAAAGCTGAACTAATTAAGAAAAAAATTACTGGTAAAGATCTTAATGCAATTGCTTCTGCAAATAATGTAAGCGTTCAAACTTCAAATGGAGTAAATCTTAAAAATCCTACTTTAGCAGGAGCAGGTACAGAGCCTAAAGTTATGGGTATTGCTTTTGGTCTTGATAAAGGTAGTGTCTCAAATCCTATTGCAGGAGATAAAGGTGTTTATGTAGTGAAGGTAGTAAATGTTACTCCTGCTCGTAAGCTTGATAATTATGCGAGTTTTGCGATACAAAAAGATAATGCAGATAGGGCTAATGTGAATTTTACTGTTCTACAAGCATTAAAAGACGCAGCTAAAATTGAAGATAAACGAGCTGATTTTTATTAA
- a CDS encoding EcsC family protein — protein sequence MTHLAQLEKISLEDLVLIKKSKKDLDEVSFLMRALNTIGTPIDSGLTLLPEKYQDKISSTIQKALQLSVKANLKTLNKGRQYTPSSNITYKVVTGLSGATGGFFGVAGFTADLLISTKFMMRSIMDIARSQGEDIHNINTQLACLQVFALGGTSDDDDELDTSYYATRAALHTAMNQTSVYIAENGTKNIIEALASQTAAPLAKLINQIAARFSVQVSEKFAAQAIPVLGAAAGASINVLFISHFQKMATAHFTLRRLERKYSKALIQETYEHIKPKQLPISE from the coding sequence ATGACGCATTTAGCACAATTAGAAAAAATAAGTTTAGAAGATTTGGTTCTCATCAAAAAATCTAAAAAAGACCTTGATGAAGTTTCCTTTTTAATGCGTGCATTAAACACTATAGGAACACCTATAGATTCTGGCTTGACATTACTTCCTGAAAAATATCAGGACAAAATAAGCAGCACTATTCAAAAAGCCCTTCAACTTTCTGTAAAGGCAAATTTGAAAACACTTAATAAAGGAAGACAATACACTCCCTCTTCAAACATTACCTACAAAGTGGTAACCGGTCTTTCTGGTGCTACAGGTGGTTTTTTTGGGGTCGCTGGTTTTACTGCAGACTTATTGATTTCTACAAAATTTATGATGCGATCTATTATGGATATCGCGCGAAGCCAGGGAGAAGATATTCACAATATAAATACACAATTAGCGTGTCTGCAGGTTTTCGCATTAGGTGGGACATCTGACGATGATGACGAATTAGATACAAGTTATTATGCTACTCGGGCGGCACTGCATACAGCAATGAATCAAACCAGTGTTTATATTGCAGAAAATGGTACCAAAAATATAATTGAAGCACTAGCTTCTCAAACAGCTGCACCACTAGCAAAACTTATTAATCAGATTGCGGCACGTTTTAGTGTACAGGTAAGTGAGAAATTTGCTGCTCAGGCAATTCCTGTATTAGGTGCTGCTGCTGGTGCGTCTATCAATGTCTTATTTATTTCTCATTTTCAAAAAATGGCAACTGCACATTTTACATTGAGACGCTTAGAACGTAAATATTCTAAAGCACTCATTCAAGAAACTTATGAACACATAAAACCTAAACAACTTCCTATTTCTGAATAA
- a CDS encoding tetratricopeptide repeat protein yields the protein MMKTKLTLLFIALVGAVNFVSAQATEECVTTMSIFSEHAKVKNYDAAYEPFMKLRKECPTTSFALYQYGERILKYKIEKTSGAEQMAFLEDLKKMYQEKKTHFAAKTNEGEDLADVAIIMYDNKIGTAQEQYAQFNKAWETDKATFTNAKGLYEYFVVAVELQEAGSIELQEVFDMYDKVQEKITEEQDGYAKRMETILEKKEAGTALSAQEKKLEQVAEVNLDNYSKVSAGINQKLGVLADCDRLVPFYEAAWEEKKGDVTWVKNAAGRLVSKECTDSPLFVKLVEQLNTLEPSAETSYYLGRLAEQRGENANALKYYEESANRQTDPSKKAKVFYQLAENFRKKGSMSNARSYYLKAVGAKPSMGIVYLKIADMYAGSANSCGDSVFNKRAIYWLAADMAARAGAIDPSLSSVAQKTAAAYRGLAPDRTMIFNAGNAGQRINFSCWVGGGVTVPNL from the coding sequence ATGATGAAAACTAAATTAACATTACTATTTATAGCCCTTGTAGGAGCAGTAAATTTCGTTAGCGCTCAAGCTACTGAAGAATGCGTTACAACAATGTCTATTTTTTCTGAGCACGCAAAAGTTAAAAATTACGATGCAGCTTATGAGCCATTTATGAAATTGCGTAAAGAATGTCCTACTACTTCTTTTGCGTTGTATCAATATGGAGAGCGTATCTTAAAATACAAAATCGAAAAAACTTCAGGAGCTGAGCAAATGGCTTTTCTTGAAGATTTAAAGAAAATGTATCAAGAGAAGAAAACTCATTTTGCTGCAAAAACTAATGAAGGTGAAGATCTTGCCGATGTAGCAATTATAATGTATGATAACAAAATAGGAACTGCTCAAGAGCAATACGCTCAATTTAATAAAGCCTGGGAAACTGATAAAGCAACATTTACAAATGCAAAAGGTTTATACGAGTACTTCGTAGTAGCTGTTGAGTTACAAGAAGCAGGTTCTATTGAGTTGCAGGAAGTTTTTGATATGTATGATAAAGTACAGGAAAAAATCACTGAAGAGCAAGATGGTTACGCTAAACGTATGGAAACAATCTTAGAGAAAAAAGAGGCAGGTACTGCACTTTCTGCTCAAGAGAAAAAACTAGAGCAGGTTGCAGAAGTAAACCTAGATAACTACTCTAAAGTTTCTGCAGGTATCAATCAAAAATTAGGAGTTTTAGCTGATTGCGATCGTTTGGTTCCTTTTTATGAGGCTGCTTGGGAAGAGAAGAAAGGTGATGTGACCTGGGTTAAAAATGCTGCAGGACGTTTAGTTTCTAAAGAATGTACAGATAGTCCGCTATTTGTAAAGTTAGTTGAGCAATTAAATACATTAGAGCCTTCTGCAGAAACGTCTTATTACTTAGGTCGTCTTGCAGAGCAACGTGGTGAAAATGCTAACGCATTAAAATATTATGAGGAGTCTGCAAATCGTCAAACAGACCCTTCTAAAAAAGCTAAAGTATTTTATCAGTTAGCTGAGAACTTTAGAAAAAAAGGAAGTATGAGTAATGCACGTAGCTACTACTTAAAAGCTGTAGGAGCAAAACCTTCAATGGGTATTGTGTATCTTAAAATTGCAGATATGTACGCTGGTAGTGCAAACAGCTGTGGAGATAGTGTATTTAATAAAAGAGCAATCTATTGGTTAGCTGCAGATATGGCTGCTCGTGCAGGAGCTATTGATCCTTCTTTATCTAGTGTTGCTCAAAAAACTGCCGCTGCTTATAGAGGTTTAGCTCCAGATCGTACGATGATTTTTAACGCTGGTAACGCTGGTCAACGTATTAACTTTAGCTGCTGGGTAGGTGGCGGAGTTACCGTTCCAAATTTATAA
- a CDS encoding serine hydrolase domain-containing protein yields MKLTFSLVSFILLVNLCTAQELSEDLKIKIKQAQQVHQIPAIAVSLITPDSIFSYVNGKARFSKKEQISINAKFHLGSNTKAITSFIAMRLTEQGEISWGTPFFKLFPELESTSRSVYSDITLGDLLSHNAQIRPYTKGSELTKFNILKGSISENRYSFSKSVLTEKAVKKGTYSNAGYVLAALMLERASGKTYRELVDQTMQELDLEYFIGFPNKENAAYPWGHWDQKGVFEALSPEHDYKLPDYMSSAGDISMNILDYSKFIQLHLNGLLGTSTYLNADDYNWLHFGQSPYAYGWGNVIKDSEKMSFHDGSAGTYYSHTVLLPNKNIAVVILMNTASTEAVEAIYNLQQFITSQPQKSKK; encoded by the coding sequence ATGAAACTAACTTTTAGCCTGGTTTCTTTTATTTTACTAGTAAACCTGTGCACTGCTCAGGAACTTTCTGAAGATTTAAAAATCAAAATAAAGCAAGCACAGCAAGTCCATCAAATACCAGCAATTGCAGTTAGTTTAATTACACCAGATTCTATTTTTAGTTATGTAAATGGAAAAGCAAGGTTTTCGAAGAAAGAGCAAATTTCTATAAATGCTAAATTTCATTTAGGATCTAATACAAAGGCAATAACTTCTTTTATTGCTATGCGCCTAACTGAGCAAGGAGAAATAAGTTGGGGAACTCCTTTCTTCAAACTTTTTCCAGAACTAGAATCAACAAGTAGATCTGTTTATTCTGATATTACTTTAGGAGATCTATTATCGCATAATGCTCAAATACGCCCTTACACTAAAGGCTCTGAGCTCACAAAATTCAATATATTAAAAGGTTCAATTAGTGAAAACAGATATTCGTTTTCAAAAAGTGTTTTAACCGAAAAAGCTGTAAAAAAAGGCACCTACTCTAATGCTGGTTACGTATTAGCAGCTTTAATGCTAGAACGTGCTTCGGGTAAGACCTACCGGGAATTGGTAGATCAGACTATGCAGGAATTAGATTTAGAGTACTTCATAGGATTTCCCAATAAAGAAAACGCTGCGTATCCCTGGGGACATTGGGATCAAAAGGGAGTATTTGAAGCCCTCTCACCAGAGCACGATTATAAATTACCAGATTATATGTCTAGTGCCGGAGACATTAGCATGAATATACTCGATTACAGCAAATTTATACAGCTACATCTAAACGGGCTTTTAGGAACGAGTACTTATCTTAATGCAGATGATTATAATTGGTTACATTTTGGTCAAAGCCCCTATGCTTATGGCTGGGGAAATGTAATTAAGGATTCTGAAAAGATGAGTTTTCATGATGGCAGTGCAGGTACGTACTACAGCCATACTGTACTTTTACCAAATAAAAATATAGCAGTTGTAATACTTATGAATACAGCTTCTACCGAAGCTGTTGAGGCTATTTATAATCTTCAGCAGTTTATAACATCACAACCTCAAAAATCTAAGAAATAA
- the lptC gene encoding LPS export ABC transporter periplasmic protein LptC: MSTSHKHIILNLVTALAVTLFFSCGNSSEELQKFNQRTDGPSAEGEGVVLKYTDSGKVVATLKTPLLIDYGLLNFPYQEFPNGVEVTFIDDAKKENYITADYAIRYTRTNLIDMRKNVVLITSDSTRLDASQLFWDQRNKWVFTDKPYTIKFPDNSYNSGDLFDSSEDFKNFISLDNQSRMYVKENPDSTKNDSLL; the protein is encoded by the coding sequence GTGAGTACATCACATAAACATATAATCTTAAACTTAGTCACAGCATTAGCTGTGACTTTGTTTTTTAGTTGTGGTAACAGCTCAGAAGAATTACAAAAGTTCAATCAGCGCACAGATGGTCCTTCTGCAGAAGGTGAAGGCGTTGTTTTAAAATATACAGATTCTGGTAAAGTAGTTGCTACACTAAAAACACCATTGCTTATAGATTATGGCTTATTAAACTTTCCGTATCAAGAGTTTCCTAATGGTGTAGAAGTTACTTTTATAGATGACGCTAAGAAAGAGAATTATATTACGGCAGATTACGCTATTAGATACACCCGCACAAATTTAATTGATATGCGTAAAAATGTGGTTCTTATAACAAGCGATTCCACGCGGTTAGATGCCTCTCAATTGTTTTGGGATCAACGAAATAAATGGGTTTTTACAGATAAGCCTTACACTATTAAGTTTCCTGATAATTCCTATAATAGTGGAGATTTATTTGACAGCAGTGAGGACTTCAAAAATTTTATATCTTTAGATAATCAAAGTAGAATGTATGTTAAAGAAAATCCAGATTCTACTAAAAATGATAGCTTATTATAA
- a CDS encoding type III pantothenate kinase, which yields MINLAIDLGNTRIKFGLFDQNILKSNWAGSVDAAKTRFEQIIKEFEIDHIVVCATGNSKDFVTFIENRGLSFELISSQTPMPFKNGYKTPQTLGLDRMILVASAHEDFSGENVLIIDAGTCVTYDFKDASDTYQGGSISPGLQMRFNAMHKFTARLPQLTPVETVIDVIGKDTNEAMQSGVVNGLIAEIDGLIDWYKVKFEDLKIILTGGDGLFLSGRLKNGIFANSNFLLKGLNYITVFNKS from the coding sequence ATGATAAATCTGGCAATCGATTTAGGTAATACCCGCATTAAGTTTGGACTATTTGATCAGAATATTTTAAAAAGTAACTGGGCTGGTAGTGTTGATGCTGCAAAAACCCGATTTGAACAAATCATAAAAGAATTTGAAATAGATCATATTGTAGTTTGTGCCACAGGCAATTCAAAAGATTTTGTCACGTTTATAGAAAATAGGGGTCTTTCTTTTGAATTAATATCCTCACAAACACCTATGCCTTTTAAAAATGGTTACAAAACTCCACAAACACTAGGCCTAGATAGGATGATTTTAGTTGCAAGTGCACATGAAGATTTTTCTGGTGAAAATGTATTAATCATTGATGCCGGCACATGTGTTACATATGATTTTAAAGATGCGAGTGATACCTATCAGGGAGGTTCAATCTCTCCGGGTTTACAAATGCGTTTTAATGCGATGCATAAGTTTACTGCACGATTGCCACAATTAACACCTGTAGAAACGGTAATTGATGTAATAGGTAAAGACACAAATGAGGCAATGCAGTCTGGTGTTGTGAATGGTTTAATAGCTGAAATAGACGGTCTAATAGACTGGTATAAAGTAAAATTTGAAGATTTAAAGATTATTTTAACAGGAGGAGACGGGCTATTTTTGTCTGGTAGGCTAAAAAATGGCATCTTTGCCAACTCAAATTTTCTCCTGAAAGGACTGAATTATATAACAGTATTTAATAAAAGTTAA
- a CDS encoding hemolysin family protein has product METEILIIVVSLILSAFFSGMEIAYVSSNKIHIEIEKKQNDLIAKVLTRLTEKPSKFIATMLVGNNLALVIYAYFMGDLLQAWLEGADFGYAWLTNFFVEFSLLTQTIISTLLVLFTAEFLPKVFFQIYANSLLKIFAVPAYLFYVVFSFLSTFIIWISDLLLKKFFKTDGDEVQLAFTKVELGNYINEQIDSFETNEELDSEIQIFQNALEFSEVKSREVMIPRTEIVAVEKNQSPSDLNKQFTETGLSKILVYQDSIDDIIGYVHSFELFKKPVTITDVLMPVIFVPETMLVKDVLNILIKKRKSMAVVIDEYGGTSGMMTVEDIVEELFGEIEDEHDSVVLIEEVLEEDTYKFSARLEVDYLNETYKLELPEDENYETLGGLIVNHTEGIPEEGNIVDIEGYQFHIIQTSNTKIELVKVRVVEND; this is encoded by the coding sequence ATGGAAACAGAAATTCTGATCATTGTAGTTTCCTTAATTCTTTCCGCATTTTTCTCGGGTATGGAGATAGCATACGTTTCTTCTAATAAGATTCATATCGAGATAGAAAAAAAACAAAATGACCTTATTGCTAAAGTTCTTACCCGTTTAACCGAAAAACCATCTAAGTTTATTGCGACCATGCTGGTGGGAAATAATCTGGCACTGGTAATCTATGCCTATTTTATGGGCGATCTTTTACAGGCTTGGTTAGAGGGTGCAGATTTTGGTTATGCCTGGCTTACTAACTTTTTTGTAGAATTTAGTTTGCTAACGCAGACAATTATTTCTACACTACTTGTGCTATTTACTGCAGAATTTTTACCTAAAGTATTCTTTCAGATTTATGCAAACTCACTGCTAAAGATTTTTGCGGTTCCTGCATATCTATTTTATGTTGTTTTTAGTTTCTTGTCAACTTTTATCATCTGGATTTCAGATTTACTTTTAAAGAAATTTTTTAAAACTGATGGTGACGAAGTCCAATTGGCTTTTACTAAAGTTGAATTGGGGAATTATATAAACGAGCAAATAGATTCTTTTGAAACTAATGAAGAATTAGATTCTGAAATACAAATCTTTCAGAATGCCTTAGAATTTTCAGAAGTTAAATCACGTGAAGTAATGATACCGCGTACCGAAATTGTAGCGGTTGAGAAAAATCAATCTCCTTCAGATTTAAATAAACAATTTACAGAAACTGGGCTTTCAAAAATACTGGTATATCAAGACTCTATAGATGATATTATAGGATATGTACACTCATTTGAACTCTTTAAAAAGCCGGTAACCATTACAGATGTATTGATGCCTGTGATCTTTGTGCCGGAAACCATGCTTGTAAAAGATGTTTTAAACATACTTATTAAAAAGCGTAAAAGTATGGCTGTAGTTATAGATGAATATGGCGGTACAAGTGGTATGATGACGGTTGAAGATATTGTAGAAGAGTTATTTGGCGAGATTGAAGATGAGCATGATAGTGTGGTTCTTATTGAAGAGGTTTTAGAAGAAGACACTTATAAATTTTCAGCACGACTTGAAGTTGATTATTTAAACGAAACCTATAAGCTAGAATTGCCTGAAGATGAGAATTATGAGACCCTTGGAGGACTTATAGTAAATCATACTGAAGGAATTCCTGAAGAAGGTAATATTGTGGATATCGAGGGGTATCAATTTCATATTATTCAAACCTCAAATACAAAAATTGAATTGGTAAAGGTACGTGTTGTTGAAAACGATTAA
- a CDS encoding GYDIA family GHMP kinase, with protein MSKRFYGHGKLLITGEYLVLDGALALAIPTQKGQSLVVEDLNTEGITWVSLKSSGELWFTTHLTYEDLNKSLPEQPADPKDRLIQLLAAARSLNPQFLRDAKNIKVTTTLEFESNWGLGSSSTLIYTLAEWAEVDAYALLNLTFGGSGYDIACASNHTPILYQLKEQKPRVLQTQFNPPFRDQLYFIHLNKKQNSRDAISNYRKQPKESLESAINKVSGISETLLICEELLSFRALIDAHERIIASVLNTQTIKQQLFADYPGSIKSLGGWGGDFILVTANQEDLDYFRNKEYHTIISYSDMAY; from the coding sequence ATGAGTAAGCGATTTTACGGCCACGGAAAACTTCTCATAACTGGAGAATATCTTGTTTTAGATGGAGCTCTAGCACTGGCTATACCTACTCAAAAAGGACAAAGTCTGGTTGTAGAAGATTTAAATACCGAAGGAATAACCTGGGTAAGTCTTAAGTCTTCTGGTGAACTCTGGTTTACTACGCATCTAACCTATGAAGATTTAAATAAATCACTACCCGAACAACCCGCAGACCCTAAAGACCGTTTAATTCAACTACTTGCGGCAGCACGAAGTTTAAATCCGCAATTTTTAAGAGATGCTAAAAATATAAAAGTAACCACCACTTTAGAATTTGAAAGTAATTGGGGACTAGGCTCTTCGTCTACACTTATTTATACACTCGCAGAATGGGCAGAAGTAGATGCATATGCCTTACTAAATCTAACATTTGGTGGCAGCGGCTACGACATTGCCTGCGCAAGTAATCACACTCCAATTCTGTACCAACTCAAAGAACAAAAACCCCGCGTATTACAAACACAGTTTAATCCACCATTTAGAGATCAATTATATTTTATACATCTCAATAAAAAACAAAACAGCAGAGACGCAATATCAAATTATAGAAAACAACCTAAAGAAAGCCTGGAGAGCGCGATTAACAAGGTTTCCGGAATAAGCGAAACATTGCTCATCTGTGAAGAATTACTCAGTTTTAGGGCGCTTATAGACGCTCACGAGCGCATTATTGCTTCAGTACTAAATACCCAAACTATAAAGCAGCAATTATTTGCAGATTACCCCGGAAGCATTAAAAGTCTGGGAGGCTGGGGCGGTGATTTTATTCTTGTAACTGCAAATCAGGAAGATCTTGACTACTTTAGAAATAAAGAATACCACACAATAATTTCTTACAGTGATATGGCATATTAG
- a CDS encoding hydroxymethylglutaryl-CoA reductase, degradative, whose translation MPQTIQGFSRLSKEEKINWLADNFLTDSPNAVSTLKQYWNSDTKLQQLHDEFIENTISNYYLPLGVAPNFVINNKTFAIPMAIEESSVVAAASKAAKFWMSRGGFKAEILGTQKIGQVHFTYAGDNLILNEFFDDIEATLLADLKELTASMENRGGGITGIDLVNKTEYLENYYQLHVTFETLDAMGANFINSCLEQLAESWQREFNNHLAFTESNAEMVVIMSILSNYVPGCVVRAEVCCAVSELTEANGIDPEVFASKFVQAIRIAEVETYRAVTHNKGIMNGIDAVVLATGNDFRAIEAGAHAYAARNGSYSSLTHATVENGIFRFWIEIPLALGTVGGLTKLHPLVKLNLEMLGNPSAPQLMEIIAVAGLAQNFGAIKSLTTTGIQKGHMKMHLMNMLNQFEATDAEKAQAINHFKTHKVTHSAVDSFIKNARNE comes from the coding sequence ATGCCTCAAACAATACAAGGATTTTCCCGCTTAAGTAAAGAAGAAAAAATAAACTGGCTTGCAGATAATTTTTTAACAGATTCACCTAATGCGGTTTCTACGCTTAAACAATATTGGAATTCTGATACCAAGTTGCAGCAATTGCACGATGAATTTATAGAAAACACCATTTCAAATTACTATTTGCCATTAGGCGTTGCTCCTAATTTTGTTATTAATAACAAAACCTTTGCAATACCTATGGCGATTGAAGAAAGTTCTGTTGTTGCCGCAGCAAGTAAAGCTGCAAAATTCTGGATGTCTCGAGGTGGTTTTAAAGCTGAAATATTAGGTACACAAAAAATAGGACAGGTTCACTTCACCTACGCAGGTGACAATCTAATATTAAATGAGTTTTTTGATGATATAGAAGCTACATTATTAGCAGACCTCAAAGAACTTACCGCCTCTATGGAAAATCGTGGCGGTGGCATTACCGGTATTGATCTCGTTAATAAAACAGAATATTTAGAAAACTATTATCAACTGCATGTAACATTTGAAACCCTGGACGCCATGGGGGCAAATTTTATAAATTCGTGTCTTGAGCAACTTGCAGAAAGCTGGCAACGGGAGTTTAATAACCATTTAGCTTTTACCGAAAGTAACGCAGAAATGGTTGTAATTATGAGCATTCTTTCTAATTATGTACCGGGATGTGTTGTACGCGCTGAAGTATGTTGTGCGGTGAGCGAACTTACAGAAGCAAACGGTATAGATCCTGAAGTTTTTGCATCAAAATTTGTACAGGCAATACGTATCGCAGAGGTAGAAACCTACCGCGCAGTTACTCACAATAAGGGAATTATGAATGGTATTGATGCTGTCGTTCTTGCTACCGGAAATGATTTTAGAGCAATTGAAGCCGGTGCTCATGCTTATGCAGCAAGAAATGGAAGCTACTCAAGTCTTACCCACGCTACGGTTGAAAATGGAATATTTAGATTTTGGATAGAAATACCTCTGGCATTAGGAACTGTAGGTGGTCTTACAAAATTACACCCGTTAGTAAAACTGAATCTTGAAATGCTGGGCAACCCTAGCGCACCGCAACTTATGGAAATCATCGCAGTGGCAGGTCTTGCTCAAAATTTTGGGGCGATTAAATCACTTACCACAACCGGAATTCAGAAAGGGCATATGAAAATGCACCTTATGAATATGTTGAATCAGTTTGAGGCTACAGATGCAGAAAAGGCACAGGCAATAAATCATTTTAAAACGCACAAAGTAACCCATAGTGCTGTTGATTCATTTATTAAAAATGCTCGAAACGAATAG